One genomic segment of Drosophila melanogaster chromosome 3L includes these proteins:
- the CG14823 gene encoding uncharacterized protein, isoform A — translation MEPTCSSSVAELAKYSEDDVETDESKVVEHQEYAEALSMSGESRKRKRWTRRSCCTRQVLSTGAIFIALLLIIGAIYMHLRQKHHLGRLHINLKDRGQVEVLEEDFPMVTAAGVDAQTSTITTFQPPPTSSPEPSAKCLDCMATTATDNIPAICRHRGRPEEPCGIYRISHVYWQDALRIIDPDDSLARDYGRCVVDVQCAERIVRSYVQRYGGEDCNGDGRIECRDHVRLHMRGPGGCRRQEPLGSLSERRLENCLKYRGIT, via the exons ATGGAGCCCACATGCAGCAGCAGTGTGGCGGAATTGGCCAAATACAGTGAGGATGATGTGGAAACGGATGAGTCCAAGGTGGTGGAGCATCAGGAATATGCCGAAGCGCTGTCAATGTCCGGGGAAAGTCGTAAGCGGAAACGATGGACTCGAAGGTCCTGCTGCACTCGCCAAGTCCTGAGTACGGGCGCCATTTTCATCGCCCTTCTGCTCATCATCGGCGCCATTTACATGCACTTAAGACAGAAGCATCATCTGGGCCGACTGCACATCAATCTCAAGGATCGGGGGCAAGTGGAGGTCCTGGAGGAGGACTTTCCCATGGTCACCGCTGCGGGAGTGG ATGCCCAGACCTCGACGATAACAACATTCCAGCCGCCTCCGACATCCTCCCCAGAGCCCAGTGCCAAGTGCCTGGACTGCATGGCCACCACTGCCACGGATAATATTCCGGCAATCTGCAGGCACCGAGGACGACCAGAGGAGCCGTGCGGCATTTATCGCATCTCCCACGTCTACTGGCAGGACGCACTCCGGATAATTGACCCGGACGACTCACTCGCCCGGG ACTACGGAAGATGCGTGGTGGATGTCCAGTGCGCCGAGCGTATTGTGCGTAGCTATGTGCAGCGATATGGTGGCGAGGATTGCAATGGAGACGGACGGATCGAGTGTCGGGATCATGTGAGGCTGCACATGAGAGGACCCGGCGGCTGCCGCAGGCAGGAGCCACTGGGGAGCCTGTCTGAGAGGAGATTGGAAAACTGCTTGAAATACAGGGGGATTACTTAA
- the CG34030 gene encoding uncharacterized protein yields the protein MASSSSGANNKPPPVPPRPVNLPRPSMLHSEIQSESQISSRCRYIVLVYLLVVVILLLALVQWELVCYYKPLTDLFLAQYWISVSCMLISAPLLAIFLLIRQVRYLPILGCLLMCSIVAYCHALTFLIYFTITAILVIVLVLIGSFIPCDLTANVASLFIFIMYHAQLIRGWRYAELYSTDGLFAVIVLFCHFCIILMLFCFLDWSQADDVDHTDSSEFAYRAMWPLVSTAAIEDDFLGQTTQDFGRLLSPLVDIIITSIILDHTQMTTTAKK from the exons ATGGCGTCGTCTAGTTCTGGTGCTAACAATAAACCACCTCCAGTTCCACCTCGTCCAGTGAATTTGCCACGCCCAAGTATGCTGCATTCTGAGATTCAGTCTGAAAGCCAGATATCCTCTAGATGCAGATACATAGTTTTGGTGTATCTCCTAGTTGTGGTAATACTTCTGCTGGCCTTGGTTCAATGGGAACTTGTGTGCTACTA CAAACCATTAACAGATCTTTTCTTGGCCCAGTACTGGATTAGTGTATCCTGCATGCTGATCTCAGCTccacttttggccatattCCTTCTCATTCGACAAGTTCGATATTTACCAATTCTGGGATGCCTGCTAATGTGCTCCATTGTAG CTTACTGTCATGCGCTCACCTTTCTGATTTACTTTACCATAACTGCGATTTTGGTGATCGTCCTTGTGCTGATTGGATCGTTTATTCCCTGCGACCTAACTGCTAATGTAGCTTCCTTGTTCATC TTTATCATGTACCATGCCCAACTAATTCGCGGTTGGCGATACGCAGAACTATATTCCACCGATGGACTCTTTGCCGTGATCGTCCTTTTCTGTCACTTCTGCATTATCTTGATgcttttctgctttttggACTGGTCACAAGCTGATGATGTTGATCATACTGATTCTTCTGAATTTG CTTACAGAGCTATGTGGCCATTGGTCTCCACAGCTGCCATTGAAGATGATTTTTTGGGTCAGACCACTCAGGACTTCGGGCGCCTGCTAAGCCCACTCGTCGACATTATAATAACATCCATCATTCTGGACCATACACAAATGACAACAACTGCCAAAAAGTAG
- the CG14823 gene encoding uncharacterized protein, isoform D yields the protein MEPTCSSSVAELAKYSEDDVETDESKVVEHQEYAEALSMSGESRKRKRWTRRSCCTRQVLSTGAIFIALLLIIGAIYMHLRQKHHLGRLHINLKDRGQVEVLEEDFPMVTAAGVGECATRTLVQSLRSS from the coding sequence ATGGAGCCCACATGCAGCAGCAGTGTGGCGGAATTGGCCAAATACAGTGAGGATGATGTGGAAACGGATGAGTCCAAGGTGGTGGAGCATCAGGAATATGCCGAAGCGCTGTCAATGTCCGGGGAAAGTCGTAAGCGGAAACGATGGACTCGAAGGTCCTGCTGCACTCGCCAAGTCCTGAGTACGGGCGCCATTTTCATCGCCCTTCTGCTCATCATCGGCGCCATTTACATGCACTTAAGACAGAAGCATCATCTGGGCCGACTGCACATCAATCTCAAGGATCGGGGGCAAGTGGAGGTCCTGGAGGAGGACTTTCCCATGGTCACCGCTGCGGGAGTGGGTGAGTGTGCCACAAGGACTCTTGTTCAATCGCTAAGAAGCTCTTAG
- the CG14823 gene encoding uncharacterized protein, isoform B: MEPTCSSSVAELAKYSEDDVETDESKVVEHQEYAEALSMSGESRKRKRWTRRSCCTRQVLSTGAIFIALLLIIGAIYMHLRQKHHLGRLHINLKDRGQVEVLEEDFPMVTAAGVAD, from the exons ATGGAGCCCACATGCAGCAGCAGTGTGGCGGAATTGGCCAAATACAGTGAGGATGATGTGGAAACGGATGAGTCCAAGGTGGTGGAGCATCAGGAATATGCCGAAGCGCTGTCAATGTCCGGGGAAAGTCGTAAGCGGAAACGATGGACTCGAAGGTCCTGCTGCACTCGCCAAGTCCTGAGTACGGGCGCCATTTTCATCGCCCTTCTGCTCATCATCGGCGCCATTTACATGCACTTAAGACAGAAGCATCATCTGGGCCGACTGCACATCAATCTCAAGGATCGGGGGCAAGTGGAGGTCCTGGAGGAGGACTTTCCCATGGTCACCGCTGCGGGAGTGG CTGACTGA
- the CG32391 gene encoding uncharacterized protein, with protein MFEADITIWPFFHSESVDDRRRYIIKVILELCVFIVIGFVHWILVLTLLHEWFLVLVNEHSSALLLAFVFGIFLLFLFALSMPLRKMSCVNWLITFIIVECVVVSLSVLIISSGVLYMLAGFLIVSLAFVLCTLIAALMAYDLTGTGLYLYALATGTYSLSIYSLVLYVVLDVIWGFYLFAFCIGCVVMMFLMYHVQCIMGGRRASTKLFDDKFAALLLFHEFIGLFVLTLYWRPIMHRLQLKQ; from the exons atGTTCGAGGCAGATATAACCATCTGGCCGTTTTTCCACTCGGAATCTGTGGATGATAGGCGAAGATATATCATAAAGGTTATTCTGGAGTTATGCGTCTTCATTGTGATAGGATTTGTTCACTGGATCCTGGTGCTAACCTTGCTGCA CGAATGGTTTCTGGTCTTGGTAAACGAGCACTCATCTGCATTGCTCCTAGCCTTTGTATTTGGCATTTTCCTACTTTTCCTGTTTGCCCTAAGTATGCCGCTAAGGAAAATGTCCTGTGTCAACTGGCTGATTACGTTTATTATC GTGGAATGTGTGGtagtttctctcagtgtgctGATCATATCATCGGGAGTACTTTATATGCTTGCCGGATTTCTGATTGTCAGCCTTGCATTTGTGTTATGTACACTTATAGCTGCTTTAATGGCG TATGACCTCACAGGCACCGGACTCTACCTATATGCCCTTGCAACTGGCACTTACTCACTGAGCATATACTCCCTGGTATTGTATGTGGTTCTCGACGTGATCTGGGGATTTTATCTCTTCGCATTCTGTATCGGCTGTGTGGTGATGATG TTCCTGATGTATCATGTGCAGTGCATCATGGGCGGAAGAAGGGCCTCGACCAAGTTGTTCGATGACAAGTTCGCCGCCCTGCTGCTGTTCCACGAGTTCATAGGCCTCTTTGTGCTAACCCTCTACTGGCGGCCCATAATGCATCGCCTGCAGTTGAAACAATAA